One window from the genome of Pseudomonas frederiksbergensis encodes:
- a CDS encoding response regulator transcription factor — protein sequence MSELLLIDDDQELCELLGSWLGQEGFQVRACHDGLSARKALAETAPAAVVLDVMLPDGSGLELLKQLRNEHPELPVLMLSARGEPLDRILGLELGADDYLAKPCDPRELTARLRAVLRRSHPAAVSSQIELGDLTFSPVRGVVSIDEQEQTLTVSESRLLEALLKQPGEPLDKQELAQLALGRKLTLYDRSLDMHVSNLRKKIGPHPDGRPRIVALRSRGYYYSL from the coding sequence ATGAGCGAGCTGTTACTGATAGATGATGACCAGGAGCTGTGTGAGCTCCTCGGCAGTTGGCTGGGCCAGGAAGGTTTCCAGGTCCGCGCTTGCCACGATGGCCTGAGCGCCCGCAAGGCCCTGGCCGAAACCGCCCCGGCGGCAGTGGTGCTGGATGTGATGCTGCCCGACGGCAGCGGCCTGGAACTGCTCAAGCAATTGCGCAACGAACACCCGGAGCTGCCGGTGCTGATGCTCTCGGCACGTGGCGAACCGCTGGACCGCATCCTCGGCCTCGAACTGGGCGCCGACGATTACCTGGCCAAGCCCTGCGACCCCCGAGAACTGACCGCCCGCCTGCGCGCCGTGCTGCGGCGCAGCCATCCTGCGGCCGTGTCCAGCCAGATCGAACTGGGAGACCTGACCTTCAGCCCGGTCCGGGGCGTGGTCAGTATCGATGAACAGGAACAAACCCTCACCGTGTCCGAAAGCCGCCTGCTCGAAGCGCTGCTCAAGCAGCCGGGCGAGCCGCTGGACAAACAGGAGCTGGCGCAGCTCGCCCTGGGCCGCAAGCTGACCCTGTACGACCGCAGCCTGGATATGCACGTGAGCAACCTGCGCAAGAAAATCGGCCCCCACCCCGACGGCCGTCCACGGATCGTGGCGCTGCGTAGCCGGGGTTATTACTACAGCCTTTAA
- a CDS encoding di-heme oxidoredictase family protein, giving the protein MPPLPLRLCALFMALGLSACDDAPRFTQAEPGEARSGGAATVRKSDQNAFSLPSANLPPSRRVDFSVGNSFFRSPWVIAPSTTTARDGLGPLFNTNACQNCHIKDGRGHPPAPGASSAVSMLVRLSIPDAAPYAKVIERLGVVPEPVYGGQLQDMSVPGVTPEGKVRVDYTPVPVRFADGTVVELRKPTLKITQLGYGPMHPDTRFSARVAPPMIGLGLLEAIPDDAILANAQAQVREKNGIAGRPNMVWDDVRQKTVPGRFGWKAGQPNLNQQNVHAFSGDMGLTTSLRPFDDCTEAQVDCKRAPNGNGPEGEPEVSDNILRLVLFYSRNLAVPARRDVDSPQVLAGKNLFFQAGCQSCHTPEYTTSAKAAEPELANQVIRPYTDLLLHDMGEGLADNRSEFKASGRDWRTPPLWGIGLTETVNGHTQFLHDGRARNLLEAVLWHGGEAQAAQRQVLAFNAEQRAALLAFLNSL; this is encoded by the coding sequence ATGCCGCCGTTGCCTCTTCGTTTATGTGCACTGTTCATGGCCCTGGGCCTGAGTGCCTGCGACGATGCCCCGCGTTTTACCCAGGCCGAACCGGGTGAAGCCCGTTCCGGTGGCGCCGCGACGGTCCGCAAGAGTGATCAGAACGCCTTTTCCCTGCCCTCGGCCAACCTGCCGCCCTCGCGGCGCGTGGACTTCAGCGTTGGCAACAGTTTCTTCCGCAGCCCATGGGTGATTGCGCCGTCGACCACCACCGCCCGCGATGGCCTCGGACCGCTGTTCAATACCAACGCCTGCCAGAATTGCCATATCAAGGACGGACGCGGCCACCCGCCAGCGCCAGGTGCGAGTAGCGCGGTATCGATGCTGGTGCGCCTGTCGATCCCCGATGCAGCGCCGTACGCCAAGGTCATCGAACGACTCGGCGTCGTGCCGGAGCCGGTCTATGGCGGGCAGCTGCAAGACATGTCGGTACCGGGCGTCACGCCGGAAGGCAAGGTGCGCGTCGATTACACCCCGGTGCCGGTACGTTTTGCGGACGGCACCGTGGTGGAATTGCGCAAGCCGACCTTGAAGATTACTCAACTGGGTTATGGCCCGATGCACCCCGACACACGCTTTTCGGCCCGCGTCGCACCGCCGATGATCGGCCTGGGTCTGCTCGAGGCCATCCCCGATGACGCCATCCTGGCGAATGCGCAGGCGCAAGTGCGGGAAAAAAACGGCATCGCCGGCCGTCCGAACATGGTCTGGGACGATGTCCGACAAAAGACCGTGCCGGGGCGTTTCGGCTGGAAGGCCGGCCAGCCGAACCTCAATCAACAGAATGTCCACGCTTTTTCCGGCGACATGGGCCTGACCACCAGCCTGCGGCCGTTCGACGACTGCACCGAGGCCCAGGTCGACTGCAAGCGCGCACCCAACGGCAACGGCCCGGAGGGCGAACCGGAAGTCAGCGATAACATTCTGCGCCTGGTGTTGTTCTACAGCCGCAACCTCGCGGTGCCGGCCCGCCGCGACGTGGATTCGCCCCAGGTGCTGGCGGGCAAGAATCTGTTTTTCCAGGCGGGCTGCCAGTCCTGCCACACCCCTGAATACACCACGTCCGCCAAGGCTGCCGAACCGGAGCTGGCAAACCAGGTCATCCGTCCCTACACCGACCTGCTGTTGCATGACATGGGCGAAGGCCTGGCTGATAACCGCAGCGAGTTCAAGGCCAGCGGTCGTGACTGGCGGACCCCGCCGCTGTGGGGCATCGGCCTGACCGAAACCGTTAACGGCCATACCCAGTTCCTGCATGACGGTCGCGCCCGAAACCTCCTCGAAGCCGTGCTCTGGCATGGTGGCGAAGCCCAGGCGGCGCAGCGACAGGTCCTAGCATTCAACGCCGAACAGCGCGCTGCGCTATTGGCTTTCCTGAATTCCCTTTAA
- a CDS encoding imelysin family protein translates to MFRPKLLFTSLAAIVLGACSPQDPQAVTSAAIAKQVILPTYSRWVEADRQLASSALAFCQGKENLETARADFLKAQKAWAQLQPLLIGPLAEGNRAWQVQFWPDKKNLVGRQVEQLVNSQPQIDAAGLAKSSVVVQGLSAYEYLLFDAKIDMADSAQKAKYCPLLIAIGERQKQLAEEILSGWNSNDGMLAQMSKFPNQRYADSHEAIADLLRVQVTALDTLKKKLGTPMGRQSKGVPQPFQADAWRSQSSLQGLEASLSAARTVWVGVDNKGLRGLLPSDQKRLADKIDAAYDASLKLFASSQRSLTEMLGDDAGRQQLNDLYDSLNVVHRLHEGELAKALGIQLGFNANDGD, encoded by the coding sequence ATGTTCCGTCCCAAGCTGTTGTTCACCAGCCTCGCCGCCATCGTCCTCGGTGCCTGCTCGCCCCAGGATCCGCAAGCGGTTACGTCGGCCGCCATTGCCAAGCAAGTGATCCTGCCGACCTACAGCCGCTGGGTCGAGGCCGACCGGCAATTGGCGAGCAGTGCCCTGGCGTTCTGCCAAGGCAAGGAAAACCTGGAAACCGCGCGCGCCGATTTCCTCAAGGCGCAAAAAGCCTGGGCCCAATTGCAGCCGCTGCTGATCGGCCCGCTGGCAGAAGGCAACCGCGCCTGGCAGGTGCAGTTCTGGCCCGACAAGAAAAACCTCGTCGGCCGCCAGGTCGAGCAATTGGTCAACAGCCAGCCGCAGATCGACGCCGCCGGCCTGGCCAAGTCCAGCGTGGTCGTGCAAGGGCTTTCGGCCTACGAATATCTGTTGTTCGACGCGAAAATCGACATGGCTGACAGCGCCCAGAAAGCCAAGTATTGCCCGCTGCTCATCGCCATCGGCGAACGCCAGAAGCAACTGGCCGAGGAGATTCTGTCGGGCTGGAACAGCAACGACGGCATGCTCGCCCAGATGAGCAAGTTTCCTAACCAGCGCTACGCCGATTCCCACGAAGCGATCGCCGATCTGCTGCGGGTCCAGGTCACCGCCCTGGACACCCTGAAGAAAAAGCTCGGCACGCCGATGGGCCGCCAGAGCAAGGGCGTGCCGCAACCGTTCCAGGCCGATGCCTGGCGCAGCCAGTCGTCACTGCAAGGGCTGGAAGCGAGCCTGAGCGCCGCCAGGACCGTGTGGGTCGGCGTCGACAACAAGGGCCTGCGAGGCTTGCTGCCCAGCGACCAGAAACGGTTGGCCGACAAGATCGACGCTGCCTACGACGCCTCGCTCAAACTGTTCGCCAGCAGCCAGCGCTCGCTGACCGAAATGCTCGGTGACGACGCTGGGCGCCAACAACTCAACGATTTGTACGACAGCCTCAACGTCGTCCATCGCCTGCATGAAGGCGAACTGGCCAAGGCGCTGGGCATTCAACTGGGCTTCAACGCCAACGACGGTGACTGA
- a CDS encoding translation initiation factor 2 → MRKGPLCLLLVTLAIGAPAHGEESTEAAHSAPLSLSAGGQIAELQQRLKDSERMREELTQQLQNANGERETALVGRLRQENQRLKLQLKEAQSSPLPRLLTEQQQWFVVGAGVALLALLCGIFASGGRRQRRQWLN, encoded by the coding sequence ATGCGCAAAGGTCCGTTGTGCCTGTTGTTGGTCACGTTGGCGATCGGGGCGCCCGCCCATGGCGAGGAAAGCACCGAGGCCGCTCATTCAGCGCCGTTGTCCCTGAGCGCAGGCGGCCAGATCGCCGAATTGCAGCAACGCTTGAAAGACAGCGAGCGCATGCGCGAAGAACTGACCCAACAATTACAGAACGCCAATGGCGAACGCGAGACTGCGCTGGTGGGGCGGTTGCGCCAGGAAAACCAGCGCCTGAAGCTGCAACTCAAGGAAGCCCAGTCCAGCCCCCTGCCCCGCCTGCTGACCGAACAGCAACAGTGGTTCGTCGTCGGCGCAGGGGTAGCGCTATTGGCCCTGCTCTGCGGTATCTTTGCCAGCGGTGGACGTAGACAACGTCGGCAATGGCTAAATTGA
- a CDS encoding Spy/CpxP family protein refolding chaperone produces MRKTLTALLFAAALPTVAMAMPEGPGPMGPMDGPRHGGQMHDKGPYSQLDLSREQRQQIRQIMGEQRHEQRELVDKYLAKLSPADQKAMKDEMEARHQKVDAQIRGLLKPEQQKEFDAIQKKQAERRAEWAEFKAWKAQQPQKAQ; encoded by the coding sequence ATGCGCAAGACCCTTACCGCCCTGCTGTTCGCCGCCGCCCTGCCGACCGTCGCCATGGCCATGCCCGAAGGTCCAGGTCCGATGGGGCCGATGGACGGCCCGCGTCACGGCGGCCAGATGCACGATAAAGGCCCGTACAGCCAACTGGACCTGAGCCGCGAACAACGCCAGCAGATTCGCCAGATCATGGGCGAGCAGCGCCACGAACAACGGGAACTGGTGGACAAATACCTGGCCAAGCTGTCGCCAGCCGACCAGAAAGCCATGAAGGACGAAATGGAGGCTCGGCATCAGAAAGTCGATGCACAGATCCGCGGCCTGTTGAAACCTGAGCAGCAGAAGGAATTCGACGCGATTCAGAAAAAACAGGCCGAGCGTCGGGCCGAGTGGGCCGAATTCAAGGCCTGGAAAGCGCAACAACCGCAAAAAGCGCAATAA
- a CDS encoding multidrug efflux RND transporter permease subunit encodes MAFTDPFIRRPVLATVVSLLIVLLGFQAWSKLPLRQYPQMENALITVTTAYPGANAETIQGYITQPMQQSLASAEGIDYMTSVSRQNFSVISVYARIGSNSDRLFTELLAKANEVKNQLPQDAEDPVLSREAADASALMYISFFSKELNNPQITDYLSRVIQPKLATLPGMAEAEILGNQVFAMRLWLDPVKLAGFGLTAADVTNAVRQQNFLSAAGEVKGEYVVTSINANTELKSAEAFAAIPLKTDGDSRVLLRDVARVEMGAENYDTISSFGGTPSVYIGIKATPGANPLDVIKEVRKIMPEMEAQLPTNLKAEIAYDATLFIQASIDEVVKTLFEAVLIVIVVVFLFLGALRSVLIPVVTIPLSMIGVMFFMQLMGYSMNLLTLLAMVLAIGLVVDDAIVVVENIHRHIEEGKTPFDAAIEGAREIAMPVVSMTITLAAVYAPIGLLEGLTGALFKEFALTLAGAVVISGIVALTLSPMMCAMLLRHDQNPSGLAHRLDVIFERLKSRYQRMLHGTLETRPVVLVFAVIVLLLIPVLVMFTKSELAPDEDQGIIFMMANAPKTTNLDYLNAYTDHFITIFKEFPEYYSSFQINGYNGVQSGIGGFLLKPWNERSRTQMEILPEVQAKLESIPGLQIFGFNLPSLPGTGEGLPFEFVINSPKDYTTLLQIAERVKKRALESGKFAFMDIDLAFDKPEVVVDIDRAKAAQMGVSMQDLGGTLATLLGESEINRFTLEGRSYKVIAQVERPFRDNPDWLNNYYVKNAQGESLPLSTLIKVSDQARPRQLNQFQQLNAVTISGFPTVSMGEAIETVRQIAREEAPVGFAFDYAGASRQFVQEGSALWATFALALAIIFLVLAAQFESFRDPLVILVTVPLSICGALIPLFLGWSSMNIYTQVGLVTLIGLISKHGILIVEFANQLRKEQGLSPREAVEQAASIRLRPVLMTTAAMVFGMVPLILATGAGAVSRFDIGTVIATGMSIGTLFTLFVLPCVYTLLAKPDKR; translated from the coding sequence ATGGCTTTTACCGATCCGTTCATCCGCCGCCCGGTGCTCGCCACCGTGGTCAGCCTGTTGATCGTGCTGCTGGGCTTCCAGGCCTGGAGCAAGCTTCCCCTGCGTCAGTATCCGCAAATGGAAAACGCCCTGATCACGGTGACCACGGCCTACCCTGGGGCCAACGCCGAGACCATCCAGGGCTACATCACCCAGCCGATGCAACAGAGCTTGGCCAGTGCCGAGGGCATCGACTACATGACCTCGGTCAGCCGGCAGAATTTCTCGGTGATCTCGGTCTATGCCCGCATCGGCTCCAACAGTGACCGGCTCTTCACCGAACTGCTGGCCAAGGCCAACGAAGTCAAGAACCAGCTGCCACAGGACGCCGAAGACCCGGTACTCAGTCGTGAGGCAGCCGATGCCTCGGCGCTGATGTACATCAGCTTCTTCAGCAAGGAACTGAACAATCCGCAGATCACCGACTACCTGTCGCGGGTGATCCAACCCAAGCTGGCGACCCTGCCCGGCATGGCTGAAGCGGAGATCCTGGGCAACCAGGTCTTTGCCATGCGCCTGTGGCTGGACCCGGTCAAGCTTGCGGGCTTCGGGCTGACGGCTGCCGACGTGACCAATGCCGTGCGCCAGCAGAACTTCCTTTCCGCTGCCGGCGAAGTGAAAGGCGAGTACGTCGTTACCAGTATCAACGCCAACACCGAACTCAAGTCCGCCGAAGCGTTCGCCGCGATCCCCCTCAAGACCGACGGTGACAGCCGCGTGTTGCTGCGGGACGTGGCGCGAGTGGAAATGGGCGCCGAAAACTACGACACCATCAGCTCCTTTGGTGGCACGCCCTCGGTGTACATCGGCATCAAGGCCACGCCCGGCGCCAACCCGCTGGACGTGATCAAGGAAGTGCGCAAGATCATGCCGGAAATGGAAGCCCAGCTCCCGACCAACCTCAAGGCCGAGATCGCCTACGACGCCACCCTTTTCATCCAGGCCTCCATCGATGAGGTCGTGAAGACCCTGTTCGAGGCGGTGCTGATTGTCATCGTCGTGGTGTTCCTCTTCCTCGGCGCCTTGCGCTCGGTGCTCATCCCGGTGGTGACCATTCCACTGTCGATGATCGGCGTCATGTTCTTCATGCAGTTGATGGGCTATTCCATGAACCTGCTTACCTTGCTGGCCATGGTGTTGGCGATCGGCCTGGTGGTGGACGATGCGATCGTGGTGGTGGAAAACATCCATCGGCATATCGAGGAAGGCAAGACCCCGTTCGACGCCGCGATAGAAGGCGCCCGGGAAATCGCCATGCCGGTGGTCTCGATGACCATCACACTGGCGGCGGTGTATGCGCCTATCGGTCTGCTCGAAGGCCTGACGGGGGCATTGTTCAAGGAATTCGCCCTGACCCTGGCCGGGGCGGTGGTGATATCCGGCATCGTCGCCCTGACCCTGTCGCCGATGATGTGCGCAATGCTGCTGCGCCATGACCAGAATCCCTCGGGGCTGGCCCATCGGCTGGACGTGATCTTCGAACGCCTGAAGAGCCGTTACCAGCGCATGCTCCATGGCACGCTCGAAACCCGGCCAGTGGTGCTGGTGTTCGCCGTCATCGTCCTGCTGCTGATTCCTGTGCTGGTCATGTTCACCAAATCCGAACTGGCGCCAGACGAGGACCAGGGCATCATCTTCATGATGGCCAACGCGCCGAAGACAACCAACCTCGATTACCTGAACGCCTACACGGATCACTTCATCACGATCTTCAAGGAGTTCCCCGAGTATTACTCGTCCTTCCAGATCAATGGCTACAACGGCGTGCAATCGGGCATCGGCGGCTTCCTGCTCAAGCCGTGGAACGAACGAAGCCGCACCCAGATGGAAATCCTGCCCGAAGTCCAGGCCAAGCTGGAAAGCATCCCTGGGCTGCAGATTTTCGGCTTCAACCTGCCCTCGCTGCCTGGCACCGGCGAAGGCTTGCCCTTTGAGTTCGTCATCAACTCGCCGAAGGACTACACGACGCTGCTGCAAATTGCCGAACGGGTCAAGAAACGCGCGCTGGAGTCGGGCAAGTTTGCCTTCATGGACATTGACCTCGCCTTCGACAAACCCGAGGTGGTCGTGGACATCGATCGCGCCAAGGCTGCCCAGATGGGTGTCTCCATGCAGGACCTGGGCGGAACCCTGGCGACGTTGCTGGGCGAATCGGAGATCAACCGCTTCACCCTTGAAGGGCGCAGCTACAAGGTCATCGCCCAGGTGGAGCGACCGTTCCGGGACAATCCGGACTGGCTGAATAATTACTACGTCAAGAATGCCCAGGGCGAGTCGCTCCCGCTTTCGACGTTGATCAAGGTCAGCGACCAGGCACGACCGCGGCAACTGAACCAGTTCCAGCAGCTCAACGCCGTGACCATTTCGGGGTTTCCCACCGTGAGCATGGGCGAAGCCATCGAGACCGTTCGACAGATTGCCCGCGAGGAAGCACCGGTGGGGTTCGCCTTCGATTACGCAGGGGCTTCGCGCCAGTTCGTACAGGAAGGCAGCGCCTTGTGGGCGACCTTTGCCTTGGCCCTGGCGATTATCTTCCTGGTGCTGGCGGCGCAGTTCGAGAGTTTCCGGGATCCGCTGGTGATCCTGGTAACGGTGCCTTTATCGATTTGTGGCGCATTGATTCCGCTGTTCCTTGGTTGGTCGAGCATGAACATCTATACCCAGGTGGGGCTGGTGACGTTGATCGGCCTGATCAGCAAACACGGCATCTTGATCGTTGAGTTCGCCAACCAATTGCGCAAGGAACAAGGCCTGAGCCCACGCGAAGCCGTGGAGCAAGCCGCGTCGATTCGCCTTCGGCCCGTACTGATGACTACAGCGGCAATGGTGTTTGGCATGGTGCCGTTGATCCTGGCCACCGGTGCCGGGGCCGTGAGCCGCTTCGACATCGGGACGGTGATCGCAACGGGTATGTCGATTGGCACCTTGTTCACCTTGTTCGTATTGCCTTGCGTCTACACATTGCTGGCAAAACCGGACAAGCGTTAA
- a CDS encoding sensor histidine kinase: MRSLFWRVLASFWLAIALVAGLSILLGHMLNQDAWILSRHPGLNTLAEEWTQTYESQGEDAAQDILKQRKRQYHIDVQVLNESGDPVVRGTFPHRAAAFEARQNNDDRRLPWRRLTDEFTSAKTGDTYLFIYRIPHPELDAWHRGSLLWPLSALAIALVVLTLFSLLVTLSITRPLSRLRGAVHDLGQATYQQNSLAKLANRRDEFGVLATDFNRMGARLQSLIASQRQLLRDVSHELRSPLARLRIALALAERASPEEREKLWPRLTRECDRLEALISEILVLARVDADNASAEEVDLNGLLVTLQKDAQMASPDQIVQLEAEPNLILKGWPTMIERAVDNLLRNAQRFSPDGQPIEMRAVRQGERILLSVRDHGPGVEAEHLGQLGEPFYRAPGQTAAGHGLGLAIARRAAERHGGALGLANHPEGGFIATLELPLVPGAVVQP, encoded by the coding sequence GTGCGCTCATTGTTCTGGCGCGTCCTGGCCAGCTTCTGGCTGGCCATCGCTCTGGTGGCGGGACTTTCGATTCTCCTGGGCCACATGTTGAACCAGGACGCCTGGATCCTCAGCCGCCATCCAGGTCTCAACACCCTGGCCGAGGAGTGGACGCAGACTTACGAAAGCCAGGGCGAAGATGCCGCCCAGGACATCCTCAAACAGCGCAAGCGCCAGTACCACATTGACGTCCAGGTACTCAATGAAAGCGGCGATCCGGTGGTGCGTGGCACGTTCCCGCATCGTGCCGCCGCCTTCGAAGCGCGACAGAACAACGATGATCGACGCCTGCCCTGGCGGCGCCTGACCGACGAATTCACCAGTGCCAAGACCGGCGACACGTACCTGTTCATCTACCGCATACCCCACCCCGAATTGGACGCCTGGCACCGCGGCAGCTTGCTTTGGCCCCTCAGCGCCCTGGCGATTGCCCTGGTGGTACTGACCTTGTTCAGCCTGTTGGTGACCCTCTCCATCACCCGGCCGCTGAGCCGCCTGCGCGGCGCGGTGCATGATCTGGGACAGGCAACCTATCAGCAGAACAGCCTCGCCAAACTGGCCAACCGCCGGGACGAGTTCGGCGTGCTGGCCACTGATTTCAACCGCATGGGCGCGCGCCTGCAAAGCCTGATTGCCAGCCAGCGCCAATTGCTGCGCGACGTCTCCCACGAATTGCGCTCGCCCCTGGCCCGACTGCGCATCGCCCTGGCGCTGGCAGAGCGGGCCAGCCCCGAAGAGCGCGAGAAACTCTGGCCGCGCCTGACCCGCGAGTGCGATCGCCTGGAGGCGCTGATCAGTGAAATCCTGGTCCTGGCACGGGTCGATGCCGACAACGCCAGCGCCGAGGAGGTCGATCTCAATGGCCTGCTGGTCACCCTGCAAAAAGACGCCCAGATGGCTTCGCCAGATCAGATCGTGCAACTGGAAGCGGAGCCGAACCTGATCCTCAAGGGCTGGCCGACCATGATCGAGCGGGCCGTGGATAACCTGTTGCGCAATGCCCAGCGCTTCAGTCCGGACGGGCAGCCCATCGAAATGCGCGCGGTGCGCCAGGGGGAGCGAATCCTGCTCAGCGTGCGCGATCACGGGCCAGGCGTTGAGGCCGAGCATCTGGGCCAATTGGGTGAACCTTTCTACCGCGCCCCCGGCCAGACCGCCGCCGGCCACGGCCTGGGCCTGGCCATCGCGCGCCGCGCCGCCGAACGCCATGGCGGTGCATTGGGACTGGCCAATCATCCTGAGGGCGGGTTCATTGCGACGCTGGAGCTGCCGTTGGTGCCGGGGGCTGTCGTCCAGCCGTAA
- a CDS encoding DUF1513 domain-containing protein, translating to MFRRQVLALGSLLLGAVTLGGWTLFKQKDKSPLLLSARDDSDGNHFAVGYRLDGTRAFATRVSQRCHDIINHPTLPIALFVARRPGTESYLIDLRDGTLLQTLASLPNRHFYGHAVIHKSGEWLYATENDTRDPGRGLLGVYHFEGERLVHNGEISTHGIGPHQLSWMPDGETLVVANGGIRTEAESRVEMNLDAMEPSLVLMQRDGTLLSKETLAQQMNSVRHLGIASDGTIVSGQQFMGAAHEPSQLLAIKRPGQPFQAFPVPEHQLQAMGHYTASVAVHSELRLVALTAPRGNRFFIWDLDSGEVRLDAPLPDCAGVGAVADGFVVTSGQGRCRYYDCRQSQLVAKPLDLPAGLWDNHLHLI from the coding sequence ATGTTTCGACGTCAGGTCCTGGCACTCGGCAGCTTGCTGCTGGGCGCCGTCACCCTGGGCGGCTGGACGCTGTTCAAGCAAAAGGACAAGAGTCCGCTACTGCTTTCGGCACGGGACGATAGCGACGGCAATCACTTTGCCGTCGGCTATCGACTGGACGGCACCCGGGCGTTCGCTACCCGGGTCAGTCAGCGCTGCCATGACATCATCAATCACCCGACGCTGCCGATCGCACTGTTCGTCGCCCGCCGTCCGGGCACCGAAAGCTATTTGATCGACCTACGCGACGGGACGCTGCTGCAGACCCTCGCTTCGCTGCCGAACCGGCATTTCTACGGCCATGCGGTGATCCATAAGAGTGGCGAGTGGCTGTATGCCACGGAGAATGACACTCGCGATCCGGGCCGCGGCCTGCTGGGCGTGTACCATTTCGAAGGCGAGCGGCTGGTGCACAACGGCGAGATTTCAACCCACGGTATTGGTCCCCATCAACTGTCGTGGATGCCCGACGGTGAAACGCTCGTGGTGGCCAACGGCGGGATCCGCACCGAGGCCGAGAGCCGGGTCGAGATGAATCTCGACGCCATGGAACCGAGCCTGGTACTGATGCAGCGCGATGGCACTTTGCTGAGCAAGGAAACCCTCGCCCAGCAAATGAACAGCGTGCGCCATTTGGGTATTGCCAGCGACGGGACCATCGTTTCCGGCCAGCAATTCATGGGCGCAGCGCACGAGCCGTCGCAACTGCTGGCGATCAAGCGTCCGGGCCAACCGTTCCAGGCGTTCCCCGTGCCCGAACATCAGTTACAAGCCATGGGGCACTACACCGCCAGCGTCGCCGTGCACAGCGAACTGCGCCTGGTGGCCCTGACGGCACCACGGGGCAACCGCTTTTTCATCTGGGACCTGGACAGCGGCGAGGTTCGCCTGGATGCGCCTTTGCCGGACTGCGCAGGGGTCGGCGCGGTGGCCGACGGTTTTGTCGTGACGTCGGGCCAAGGGCGTTGCCGCTATTACGATTGCCGGCAATCACAATTGGTTGCCAAACCGCTGGACCTGCCGGCGGGGCTCTGGGACAACCATTTGCATCTGATCTGA
- a CDS encoding efflux RND transporter periplasmic adaptor subunit, translated as MLRRRMLIMLGVVLLVVLLLAGYKAFSIYQQIQMFSAPKPPVSVAVAKATEQPWQSRLPTVGSLKASQGVDLSLEIAGTVQKLQFESGQKVKAGQPLLQLDSEVESALLETAQADLGLSQLDFGRGRQLVGSQAISKGEFDRLAAQLKKNQATVNQLKASLAKKHIVAPFSGTIGIRQVDVGDYLASGTVIAILQDLSSLYVDFYVPEQTVPRLAVAQPVNVSVSAYPGQTFVGTISAINPKVEDTTRNVLVRATLANPDGKLLPGMFANLQVILPDMAAGIVVPESAVTYTLYGNSMYVVTQKKTADGNVEKDDKGQPILIAERRFVETGERRDGQVLVTKGVHSGEEVVIAGQLKLDNGMPIAISDDKTLTEQNSTPRAD; from the coding sequence ATGCTGCGACGCCGCATGCTGATCATGTTGGGTGTTGTCCTGCTGGTGGTGCTGTTGCTGGCAGGCTACAAGGCTTTCTCCATCTACCAGCAGATCCAGATGTTTTCTGCCCCGAAACCGCCGGTCAGTGTTGCCGTGGCCAAGGCCACCGAGCAGCCCTGGCAGTCTCGCCTGCCCACCGTTGGCAGCCTCAAGGCCTCGCAAGGCGTTGACCTGAGCCTGGAAATAGCCGGGACGGTACAAAAGCTGCAGTTCGAATCGGGACAAAAGGTCAAGGCCGGCCAACCGCTCCTGCAACTGGACAGCGAAGTCGAAAGCGCCCTGCTGGAAACCGCCCAGGCCGACCTCGGCCTGTCACAGCTGGATTTCGGCCGAGGCCGACAACTGGTGGGCAGCCAGGCGATCTCCAAAGGTGAATTCGATCGGCTTGCAGCCCAACTGAAGAAAAACCAGGCCACCGTCAACCAGCTCAAGGCATCGCTGGCGAAGAAACACATCGTCGCGCCTTTCAGCGGCACCATAGGCATTCGCCAGGTGGACGTTGGCGACTACCTGGCCAGCGGCACGGTAATCGCCATCCTGCAAGACCTCAGCAGCCTGTACGTGGATTTCTATGTCCCGGAACAGACGGTGCCTCGGCTCGCCGTTGCCCAGCCAGTCAATGTCAGTGTCTCGGCCTACCCAGGCCAGACATTCGTCGGCACCATCAGCGCCATCAACCCCAAGGTCGAGGACACCACCCGCAACGTGCTGGTGCGCGCCACCCTCGCCAACCCCGACGGCAAGCTGTTGCCGGGCATGTTCGCCAACCTGCAGGTGATCCTGCCAGACATGGCTGCCGGCATCGTCGTCCCGGAAAGCGCCGTGACCTACACGCTTTATGGCAATTCCATGTATGTGGTCACCCAGAAGAAAACCGCCGACGGTAACGTCGAGAAAGATGACAAGGGCCAGCCGATCCTGATCGCCGAGCGGCGCTTCGTTGAAACCGGCGAGCGTCGCGACGGGCAGGTCCTGGTCACCAAGGGCGTGCACAGCGGTGAAGAAGTGGTGATTGCCGGCCAGCTCAAACTCGACAACGGAATGCCCATCGCCATCAGCGACGACAAGACGCTGACCGAACAGAACAGCACGCCACGCGCGGACTGA